One Glycine max cultivar Williams 82 chromosome 4, Glycine_max_v4.0, whole genome shotgun sequence DNA segment encodes these proteins:
- the LOC100797796 gene encoding palmitoyl-acyl carrier protein thioesterase, chloroplastic isoform X1 translates to MVATAATASFLPVPLPDAGKGKPKKLGGGGGGGGGSVNLGGLKQKQGLCGGLQVKANAQAPPKTVEKVENDLSSSSSSISHAPRTFINQLPDWSMLLAAITTVFLAAEKQWMMLDWKPRRPDMLIDPFGIGKIVQDGLVFRQNFPIRSYEIGADKTASIETLMNHLQETALNHVKTAGLLGDGFGSTPEMCKKNLIWVVTKMQVVVDKYPTWGDVVQVDTWVSASGKNGMCRDWLVRDAKSGEILTRASSVWVMMNKVTRRLSKIPEEVRAEISSYFVDSAPVVPEDNRKLTKLDDSANFIRTGLSVCKLHVIIDLFSKISQMFSNHIMCLYFQPRWNDLDVNQHVNNVKYVGWILESAPQPLLESHELCAMTLEYRRECGRNSVLDSLSDLSGADVGNLADGGFFECKHLLRLDDGAEIVRGRTQWRPKPLSSNFGHVLSQVPVPAEST, encoded by the exons ATGGTTGCAACAGCCGCTACGGCGTCGTTTCTTCCCGTGCCTTTGCCAGACGCTGGAAAAGGGAAACCCAAGAAACTGGGTGGTGGTGGCGGTGGCGGTGGCGGTTCTGTGAACCTCGGAGGACTCAAACAGAAACAAGGTTTGTGCGGTGGCTTGCAGGTCAAGGCAAACGCACAAGCCCCTCCGAAGACCGTGGAGAAGGTTGAGAATGATTTGTCGTCGTCGTCCTCGTCGATTTCGCACGCCCCGAGGACTTTCATCAACCAGTTACCTGACTGGAGCATGCTTCTGGCCGCCATCACCACCGTGTTCCTGGCGGCGGAGAAGCAGTGGATGATGCTGGATTGGAAGCCGCGGCGCCCCGACATGCTCATTGACCCCTTTGGGATTGGGAAGATCGTGCAGGATGGGCTTGTGTTCAGGCAGAACTTCCCCATTAGGTCCTATGAGATTGGCGCCGATAAAACCGCGTCTATCGAGACTTTAATGAATCATTTGCAG GAGACTGCACTTAATCATGTTAAGACTGCTGGGCTTCTTGGTGATGGATTTGGTTCCACGCCTGAAATGTGCAAAAAGAACCTGATATGGGTGGTGACTAAGATGCAGGTTGTGGTTGATAAATATCCCACATG GGGTGATGTTGTTCAAGTAGACACTTGGGTATCTGCATCAGGGAAGAATGGTATGTGTCGTGATTGGCTTGTGCGTGACGCGAAATCTGGTGAAATCTTGACAAGAGCCTCCAG TGTTTGGGTCATGATGAATAAAGTGACAAGAAGACTGTCTAAAATTCCCGAAGAAGTCAGGGCAGAGATAAGCTCTTATTTTGTGGACTCTGCTCCAGTTGTGCCAGAGGATAACAGAAAACTAACCAAACTTGATGATTCCGCTAATTTCATTCGCACTGGTTTAAGTGTATGCAAACTTCATGTTATCattgatttattttctaaaatatctcAGATGTTTTCTAATCATATTATGTGTCTCTATTTTCAGCCCAGATGGAATGATCTAGATGTGAATCAGCATGTTAACAATGTGAAGTATGTTGGGTGGATTCTGGAG AGTGCTCCACAGCCACTTTTGGAGAGCCATGAGCTGTGTGCCATGACATTGGAGTACAGGAGGGAGTGTGGCAGGAACAGTGTGCTGGATTCCCTCTCTGATCTCTCTGGTGCTGATGTAGGAAACTTGGCAGATGGTGGATTTTTTGAGTGCAAGCACTTGCTTCGACTTGATGATGGTGCTGAGATTGTGAGGGGTAGGACTCAATGGAGGCCCAAACCTTTAAGCAGCAACTTTGGTCATGTTTTGAGTCAGGTTCCAGTTCCAGCAGAAAGCACCTGA
- the LOC100797796 gene encoding palmitoyl-acyl carrier protein thioesterase, chloroplastic isoform X2: MVATAATASFLPVPLPDAGKGKPKKLGGGGGGGGGSVNLGGLKQKQGLCGGLQVKANAQAPPKTVEKVENDLSSSSSSISHAPRTFINQLPDWSMLLAAITTVFLAAEKQWMMLDWKPRRPDMLIDPFGIGKIVQDGLVFRQNFPIRSYEIGADKTASIETLMNHLQETALNHVKTAGLLGDGFGSTPEMCKKNLIWVVTKMQVVVDKYPTWGDVVQVDTWVSASGKNGMCRDWLVRDAKSGEILTRASSVWVMMNKVTRRLSKIPEEVRAEISSYFVDSAPVVPEDNRKLTKLDDSANFIRTGLSPRWNDLDVNQHVNNVKYVGWILESAPQPLLESHELCAMTLEYRRECGRNSVLDSLSDLSGADVGNLADGGFFECKHLLRLDDGAEIVRGRTQWRPKPLSSNFGHVLSQVPVPAEST; the protein is encoded by the exons ATGGTTGCAACAGCCGCTACGGCGTCGTTTCTTCCCGTGCCTTTGCCAGACGCTGGAAAAGGGAAACCCAAGAAACTGGGTGGTGGTGGCGGTGGCGGTGGCGGTTCTGTGAACCTCGGAGGACTCAAACAGAAACAAGGTTTGTGCGGTGGCTTGCAGGTCAAGGCAAACGCACAAGCCCCTCCGAAGACCGTGGAGAAGGTTGAGAATGATTTGTCGTCGTCGTCCTCGTCGATTTCGCACGCCCCGAGGACTTTCATCAACCAGTTACCTGACTGGAGCATGCTTCTGGCCGCCATCACCACCGTGTTCCTGGCGGCGGAGAAGCAGTGGATGATGCTGGATTGGAAGCCGCGGCGCCCCGACATGCTCATTGACCCCTTTGGGATTGGGAAGATCGTGCAGGATGGGCTTGTGTTCAGGCAGAACTTCCCCATTAGGTCCTATGAGATTGGCGCCGATAAAACCGCGTCTATCGAGACTTTAATGAATCATTTGCAG GAGACTGCACTTAATCATGTTAAGACTGCTGGGCTTCTTGGTGATGGATTTGGTTCCACGCCTGAAATGTGCAAAAAGAACCTGATATGGGTGGTGACTAAGATGCAGGTTGTGGTTGATAAATATCCCACATG GGGTGATGTTGTTCAAGTAGACACTTGGGTATCTGCATCAGGGAAGAATGGTATGTGTCGTGATTGGCTTGTGCGTGACGCGAAATCTGGTGAAATCTTGACAAGAGCCTCCAG TGTTTGGGTCATGATGAATAAAGTGACAAGAAGACTGTCTAAAATTCCCGAAGAAGTCAGGGCAGAGATAAGCTCTTATTTTGTGGACTCTGCTCCAGTTGTGCCAGAGGATAACAGAAAACTAACCAAACTTGATGATTCCGCTAATTTCATTCGCACTGGTTTAAGT CCCAGATGGAATGATCTAGATGTGAATCAGCATGTTAACAATGTGAAGTATGTTGGGTGGATTCTGGAG AGTGCTCCACAGCCACTTTTGGAGAGCCATGAGCTGTGTGCCATGACATTGGAGTACAGGAGGGAGTGTGGCAGGAACAGTGTGCTGGATTCCCTCTCTGATCTCTCTGGTGCTGATGTAGGAAACTTGGCAGATGGTGGATTTTTTGAGTGCAAGCACTTGCTTCGACTTGATGATGGTGCTGAGATTGTGAGGGGTAGGACTCAATGGAGGCCCAAACCTTTAAGCAGCAACTTTGGTCATGTTTTGAGTCAGGTTCCAGTTCCAGCAGAAAGCACCTGA